A single region of the Lotus japonicus ecotype B-129 chromosome 4, LjGifu_v1.2 genome encodes:
- the LOC130711465 gene encoding CDPK-related kinase 5 isoform X1 yields MGLCTSKPHSPPNSKPHSPSNHTEPDTTSTTKPHSNGQNPTPHTPTHLKTGKKSPLFPFYSPSPAHHLFSGKSPAAGTPRRFFRPPSPAKHIRAVLARRHGSVKPNEVAIPEGSEAEVAVALDKSFGFSKHFGHKFQLGDEVGRGHFGYTCAAKFIKGDLKGHQVAVKIIPKSKMTTAIAIEDVRREVKILRALTGHKNLIQFYDAYEDHDNVYIVMELCEGGELLDRILSRGGKYTEEDARTVMTQILNVVAFCHLQGVVHRDLKPENFLFTSKDENSELKAIDFGLSDFVKPDERLNDIVGSAYYVAPEVLHRAYSSEADVWSIGVIAYILLCGSRPFWARTESGIFRAVLKADPSFDEPPWPSLSDEAKDFVKRLLNKDPRKRMTAAQALGHPWIKNYKDVKVPLDIIVLKLMRVYMRSSSLRKAALRALSKTLAIDELNYLREQFAVLEPNKNGTISLDNIKAALMKNATDAMKESRITDFLASLNALQYRRMDFDEFCAAALSVHQLEALDRWEQHARCAYELFEKDGNRAIMIEELASELGLGPSVPVHAVLHDWIRHTDGKLSFLGFVKLLHGPSRSLARPQ; encoded by the exons ATGGGTCTATGCACTTCCAAACCACACTCtcctccaaattccaaaccccATTCACCTTCCAATCACACTGAACCAGACACCACTTCCACTACCAAGCCTCATTCCAATGGCCAAAACCCTACTCCCCACACACCTACCCACCTCAAAACCGGTAAGAAATCTCCCCTTTTCCCCTTTTACAGTCCCAGCCCTGCCCACCATTTATTCTCCGGTAAATCTCCGGCTGCCGGAACTCCCCGGCGGTTTTTCCGGCCGCCGTCGCCGGCCAAGCACATAAGGGCCGTGCTTGCTCGCCGGCACGGGTCCGTTAAGCCGAATGAGGTCGCCATTCCTGAAGGGAGTGAAGCTGAGGTTGCTGTTGCTTTGGACAAGAGTTTTGGATTCTCCAAGCATTTTGGGCACAAGTTTCAGCTTGGGGATGAGGTTGGTAGAGGCCACTTTGGCTACACTTGTGCTGCTAAATTCATCAAGGGTGATCTCAAAGGTCACCAGGTTGCTGTCAAGATCATCCCAAAATCCAAG ATGACTACTGCCATCGCTATTGAGGATGTAAGAAGGGAAGTGAAAATATTGAGAGCTTTGACTGGACACAAGAATCTGATACAATTCTACGATGCATATGAAGACCATGATAATGTCTATATTGTAATGGA ATTGTGCGAAGGAGGGGAGCTCTTGGACAGAATATTATCAAG AGGTGGGAAATATACTGAGGAAGATGCAAGAACTGTAATGACACAAATACTGAATGTTGTTGCATTTTGCCATCTACAGGGTGTTGTGCATCGTGATCTTAAACCTGAG AACTTCCTGTTCACATCCAAAGATGAGAACTCAGAGCTGAAGGCCATAGATTTTGGGTTGTCAGATTTTGTTAAACCAG ATGAAAGGCTAAATGATATTGTTGGTAGCGCATACTATGTGGCTCCTGAAGTTCTGCATAGAGCTTACAGTTCAGAGGCTGATGTCTGGAGCATTGGTGTGATTGCATACATTTTATTATGTGGCAGCCGTCCATTTTGGGCACGGACTGAATCTGGGATCTTTCGTGCTGTATTGAAAGCTGACCCAAGTTTTGATGAACCTCCTTGGCCCTCTCTGTCTGATGAGGCAAAGGATTTTGTTAAGCGACTACTAAATAAAGATCCAAGGAAAAGAATGACTGCCGCACAGGCCTTAG GTCATCCGTGGATTAAAAATTATAAGGATGTAAAAGTACCGTTGGATATTATAGTGCTCAAGCTCATGAGGGTGTACATGCGTTCCTCCTCTCTACGAAAAGCAGCTTTACGG GCTCTGTCTAAAACGTTAGCTATTGATGAGCTGAATTATTTGAGGGAGCAATTTGCAGTTTTAGAGCCTAATAAAAATGGCACCATTAGCTTGGACAATATCAAAGCg GCCTTGATGAAGAATGCAACAGATGCTATGAAGGAGTCACGCATTACAGATTTTCTGGCATCA CTTAATGCATTACAATATAGAAGGATGGATTTTGATGAGTTCTGTGCAGCTGCACTTAGTGTTCATCAACTTGAAGCCCTTGACCGGTGGGAGCAACATGCACGCTGTGCCTATGAACTTTTTGAAAAAGATGGAAATAGGGCTATTATGATTGAGGAACTAGCTTCG gAGCTTGGCCTTGGTCCATCTGTCCCTGTTCACGCTGTTCTTCATGACTGGATCAGGCACACAGATGGAAAGTTGAGCTTCCTTGGGTTTGTTAAATTGTTGCATGGTCCATCTCGAAGTCTTGCAAGACCTCAGTAG
- the LOC130711465 gene encoding CDPK-related protein kinase isoform X2 gives MTTAIAIEDVRREVKILRALTGHKNLIQFYDAYEDHDNVYIVMELCEGGELLDRILSRGGKYTEEDARTVMTQILNVVAFCHLQGVVHRDLKPENFLFTSKDENSELKAIDFGLSDFVKPDERLNDIVGSAYYVAPEVLHRAYSSEADVWSIGVIAYILLCGSRPFWARTESGIFRAVLKADPSFDEPPWPSLSDEAKDFVKRLLNKDPRKRMTAAQALGHPWIKNYKDVKVPLDIIVLKLMRVYMRSSSLRKAALRALSKTLAIDELNYLREQFAVLEPNKNGTISLDNIKAALMKNATDAMKESRITDFLASLNALQYRRMDFDEFCAAALSVHQLEALDRWEQHARCAYELFEKDGNRAIMIEELASELGLGPSVPVHAVLHDWIRHTDGKLSFLGFVKLLHGPSRSLARPQ, from the exons ATGACTACTGCCATCGCTATTGAGGATGTAAGAAGGGAAGTGAAAATATTGAGAGCTTTGACTGGACACAAGAATCTGATACAATTCTACGATGCATATGAAGACCATGATAATGTCTATATTGTAATGGA ATTGTGCGAAGGAGGGGAGCTCTTGGACAGAATATTATCAAG AGGTGGGAAATATACTGAGGAAGATGCAAGAACTGTAATGACACAAATACTGAATGTTGTTGCATTTTGCCATCTACAGGGTGTTGTGCATCGTGATCTTAAACCTGAG AACTTCCTGTTCACATCCAAAGATGAGAACTCAGAGCTGAAGGCCATAGATTTTGGGTTGTCAGATTTTGTTAAACCAG ATGAAAGGCTAAATGATATTGTTGGTAGCGCATACTATGTGGCTCCTGAAGTTCTGCATAGAGCTTACAGTTCAGAGGCTGATGTCTGGAGCATTGGTGTGATTGCATACATTTTATTATGTGGCAGCCGTCCATTTTGGGCACGGACTGAATCTGGGATCTTTCGTGCTGTATTGAAAGCTGACCCAAGTTTTGATGAACCTCCTTGGCCCTCTCTGTCTGATGAGGCAAAGGATTTTGTTAAGCGACTACTAAATAAAGATCCAAGGAAAAGAATGACTGCCGCACAGGCCTTAG GTCATCCGTGGATTAAAAATTATAAGGATGTAAAAGTACCGTTGGATATTATAGTGCTCAAGCTCATGAGGGTGTACATGCGTTCCTCCTCTCTACGAAAAGCAGCTTTACGG GCTCTGTCTAAAACGTTAGCTATTGATGAGCTGAATTATTTGAGGGAGCAATTTGCAGTTTTAGAGCCTAATAAAAATGGCACCATTAGCTTGGACAATATCAAAGCg GCCTTGATGAAGAATGCAACAGATGCTATGAAGGAGTCACGCATTACAGATTTTCTGGCATCA CTTAATGCATTACAATATAGAAGGATGGATTTTGATGAGTTCTGTGCAGCTGCACTTAGTGTTCATCAACTTGAAGCCCTTGACCGGTGGGAGCAACATGCACGCTGTGCCTATGAACTTTTTGAAAAAGATGGAAATAGGGCTATTATGATTGAGGAACTAGCTTCG gAGCTTGGCCTTGGTCCATCTGTCCCTGTTCACGCTGTTCTTCATGACTGGATCAGGCACACAGATGGAAAGTTGAGCTTCCTTGGGTTTGTTAAATTGTTGCATGGTCCATCTCGAAGTCTTGCAAGACCTCAGTAG